A genomic segment from Pirellulales bacterium encodes:
- a CDS encoding MarR family winged helix-turn-helix transcriptional regulator: protein MAPKRSHSAESSDIDRDKCIEIIGTCACFNFRKASRSVTQLFDQILAPIGLRSTQLTILVAAQVLGPCGLARLARELVMDRSTITRNIHPLVTQGLLQVSGKSGRGGKSVEITRAGQQALLSALPYWKEAQGQLLQRMGKDRLDRVMVDLGNVVDATRATS from the coding sequence ATGGCCCCCAAACGCTCGCATTCTGCCGAATCGTCTGACATCGATCGAGACAAATGTATTGAAATCATCGGCACGTGCGCCTGTTTTAATTTTCGCAAGGCTTCCCGTAGCGTTACTCAGTTGTTTGATCAAATCCTGGCCCCCATCGGGCTGCGCTCTACTCAACTTACGATTCTGGTGGCCGCTCAAGTACTCGGTCCGTGCGGACTGGCCCGGCTTGCCCGCGAACTGGTGATGGATCGTTCCACCATCACTCGCAACATCCATCCGCTGGTTACGCAGGGGTTGCTGCAAGTGAGTGGTAAAAGTGGGCGAGGCGGCAAGTCGGTCGAAATTACCAGGGCCGGCCAACAAGCACTGCTTAGTGCCCTGCCGTACTGGAAAGAAGCACAGGGGCAACTGCTGCAACGCATGGGCAAGGATCGCTTGGATCGTGTCATGGTCGATTTAGGCAACGTCGTCGACGCCACTCGCGCCACAAGTTAA
- a CDS encoding tetratricopeptide repeat protein — translation MSAINRLQRQQLVREAEGYLDLALVFGEQWILPPAVRNQLAHRALYVVERLGESAVQSPQVQLIKGQAYRMLEQFQDALVPLAAAAEGDPQNVDTWLALGWCYKRTGRLDLAIESLEEALDVEPGSALVNYNLACYWSLARNKRQSLAYLSQALSLDASFRNLVDDERDFDPMRADPDFQALTSITV, via the coding sequence ATGTCAGCGATCAATCGCCTGCAAAGACAACAATTGGTGCGAGAGGCCGAGGGATATCTCGACTTAGCCCTTGTATTTGGCGAGCAATGGATTTTGCCACCAGCGGTGCGTAATCAATTGGCACACCGCGCTTTGTATGTAGTGGAACGTTTGGGTGAGTCGGCCGTGCAAAGCCCGCAAGTGCAATTGATCAAGGGGCAAGCGTATCGCATGCTAGAACAGTTTCAAGATGCCTTGGTGCCCCTAGCAGCAGCTGCTGAAGGCGATCCGCAAAACGTCGACACTTGGCTGGCGCTGGGTTGGTGCTACAAGCGTACCGGCCGGTTGGATTTAGCGATCGAATCACTGGAAGAAGCGCTCGATGTTGAGCCGGGTAGCGCGCTGGTGAATTACAATCTGGCTTGCTACTGGAGTTTGGCTCGTAACAAACGGCAATCACTGGCGTATTTATCGCAGGCTTTGTCGCTGGATGCCAGCTTCCGCAACCTCGTTGATGACGAGCGCGACTTCGACCCCATGCGCGCCGATCCAGATTTTCAAGCGCTGACGAGCATTACGGTGTGA